Proteins encoded by one window of Salvia splendens isolate huo1 chromosome 5, SspV2, whole genome shotgun sequence:
- the LOC121802151 gene encoding cytochrome c oxidase subunit 6b-1-like produces MADVDASKPPSLAEDYLLVEKKQNTLVAEETVQKEKPSAVAKEAAPIAGKGIEATNVSSEESKDSNSVEDSADSAPSEESSDNAESGDTAEQEAEETPEIKLESAPADFRFPTTNQTRHCFTRYIEYHRCIAAKGEEAPECDKFAKYYRSLCPGEWVDRWNEQRENGTFPGPL; encoded by the exons ATGGCCGACGTTGACGCTTCAAAGCCCCCATCATTAGCTGAG GATTATTTACTGGTTgagaaaaaacaaaacacactcGTGGCTGAGGAAACTGTTCAAAAGGAAAAGCCTAGTGCTGTTGCAAAAGAAGCTGCTCCGATTGCTGGAAAGGGTATTGAAGCCACAAATGTTTCTAGTGAAGAAAGTAAGGACTCTAATTCTGTTGAGGACAGTGCTGACTCAGCTCCCAGTGAGGAAAGCAGTGACAATGCTGAATCTGGAGACACAGCTGAACAAGAAGCTGAAGAAACTCCTGAGATAAAG CTTGAGTCTGCACCAGCAGACTTTCGTTTCCCTACTACCAACCAAACCAGACACTGCTTCACCAGATATATTGAGTATCATCG GTGCATTGCAGCAAAAGGTGAAGAAGCACCTGAGTGTGACAAATTTGCTAAGTATTATCGCTCTCTTTGCCCCGGTGAATGG GTGGATAGATGGAATGAGCAAAGGGAAAATGGCACTTTTCCAGGCCCTCTGTAA
- the LOC121802681 gene encoding O-fucosyltransferase 7-like isoform X1 yields the protein MPLLSKRRWRTLLFLRRLLTCAIGAITVMALLSSVNVNEVANLPSDASYKLPAQHETGHQKLSRERSWMKEFARPQLLKSPVTAHKLGGGANTSLNLDKLWKQPPNRDYVPCIKPSSSYKTPPESRGYLLVHANGGLNQMRAGICDMVAIARLINATLVIPELDKRSFWQDSSNFSDVFDESHFINSLAGDVKIIKKLPKELANATRAVKHFRSWSGVDYYEQEIASMWEDYKVIRAAKSDSRLANNNLPPDIQKLRCRACYEALRFAPQIESMGKLLVERMRSYGHYIALHLRFEKDMLAFSGCTHDLSPEEAEELKTIRENMTWWKIKDIDPVEQRTKGYCPLTPKEVGLFLSTLGFPSSTPLYVAAGEIYGGESSMADLKIRYPIIMNKEKLASVEELEPFNNHASQMAALDYIVSVESDIFIPTYSGNMAKAVEGHRRFLGHRKTISPDRKALVRLFDKINGGTMKEGKNLSNRVVDIHRGRQGSPRKRKGPLTGTKGTDRFRSEEAFYVNPLPDCLCQMEPAAHENTTFIIK from the exons ATGCCGCTGCTCTCTAAACGGAGGTGGCGCACTCTTCTCTTCCTCAGGCGCCTGCTAACATGCGCCATAGGCGCTATCACCGTTATGGCGCTCCTTTCTTCCGTAAACGTCAATGAAGTTGCCAACTTACCTTCCGATGCATCCTACAAGCTTCCTGCG CAACACGAAACCGGGCACCAAAAGCTGAGCCGAGAGCGAAGCTGGATGAAGGAATTTGCTCGGCCGCAGTTGTTGAAGTCTCCTGTCACTGCTCACAAG TTGGGTGGCGGCGCGAATACAAGTTTGAATTTGGACAAGTTGTGGAAGCAACCACCTAATAGAGACTATGTACCTTGCATTAAACCAAGTTCATCTTATAAAA CTCCTCCAGAATCTCGTGGTTACCTACTTGTACATGCAAATGGTGGTCTTAATCAAATGAGAGCAGGG ATATGTGATATGGTTGCTATTGCACGCCTGATAAATGCTACACTTGTGATTCCTGAGCTAGACAAACGCTCATTTTGGCAAGATTCTAG CAACTTCTCTGATGTCTTTGATGAATCCCATTTTATCAATTCTTTAGCTGGTGatgtaaaaattataaaaaagctTCCCAAGGAATTGGCAAATGCCACTAGGGCAGTAAAGCATTTCAGAAGTTGGTCTGGTGTAGATTATTACGAGCAAGAGATAGCAAGCATGTGGGAAGATTATAAG GTGATCCGGGCAGCAAAATCTGATTCTCGGTTGGCAAACAATAACCTGCCTCCTGACATTCAGAAACTACGATGCCGTGCATGCTACGAAGCCCTTCGCTTTGCTCCTCAAATTGAAAGTATGGGGAAG TTGTTGGTAGAGCGAATGAGGTCATATGGTCATTACATTGCTTTGCATTTACGGTTTGAAAAGGACATGCTTGCTTTCAGTGGCTGTACCCATGATCTATCCCCAGAAGAGGCTGAGGAGCTAAAGACTATTAG AGAGAATATGACCTGGtggaaaataaaagatattGATCCGGTGGAACAGAGAACCAAAGGGTATTGTCCTCTAACTCCAAAAGAGGTCGGATTATTTCTTAGTACTCTTGGTTTCCCATCAAGTACCCCGTTATATGTTGCGGCGGGAGAAATATATGGAGGTGAATCCAGTATGGCTGATCTGAAGATTCGATATCCTATAATAATGAACAAG GAAAAGTTAGCATCAGTGGAGGAATTAGAGCCGTTCAACAACCATGCATCACAGATGGCTGCACTTGACTATATCGTCTCAGTTGAAAGTGATATTTTCATCCCGACGTATTCTGGCAATATGGCAAAGGCAGTTGAGGGCCATCGTCGATTTCTAGGTCACAGAAAAACAATTTCTCCAGACAG GAAAGCACTTGTTCGACTGTTCGACAAAATTAATGGGGGAACGATGAAAGAAGGCAAAAATTTGTCAAATAGAGTTGTTGATATTCACAGGGGGAG GCAAGGATCTCCAAGGAAGAGAAAGGGCCCACTAACCGGAACAAAGGGAACGGATAGGTTTCGTTCTGAGGAGGCATTCTATGTGAACCCTCTACCAGATTGTTTATGTCAGATGGAACCTGCTGCACATGAGAATACTACTTTTATTATCAAATAG
- the LOC121802681 gene encoding O-fucosyltransferase 7-like isoform X2, with protein sequence MRAGICDMVAIARLINATLVIPELDKRSFWQDSSNFSDVFDESHFINSLAGDVKIIKKLPKELANATRAVKHFRSWSGVDYYEQEIASMWEDYKVIRAAKSDSRLANNNLPPDIQKLRCRACYEALRFAPQIESMGKLLVERMRSYGHYIALHLRFEKDMLAFSGCTHDLSPEEAEELKTIRENMTWWKIKDIDPVEQRTKGYCPLTPKEVGLFLSTLGFPSSTPLYVAAGEIYGGESSMADLKIRYPIIMNKEKLASVEELEPFNNHASQMAALDYIVSVESDIFIPTYSGNMAKAVEGHRRFLGHRKTISPDRKALVRLFDKINGGTMKEGKNLSNRVVDIHRGRQGSPRKRKGPLTGTKGTDRFRSEEAFYVNPLPDCLCQMEPAAHENTTFIIK encoded by the exons ATGAGAGCAGGG ATATGTGATATGGTTGCTATTGCACGCCTGATAAATGCTACACTTGTGATTCCTGAGCTAGACAAACGCTCATTTTGGCAAGATTCTAG CAACTTCTCTGATGTCTTTGATGAATCCCATTTTATCAATTCTTTAGCTGGTGatgtaaaaattataaaaaagctTCCCAAGGAATTGGCAAATGCCACTAGGGCAGTAAAGCATTTCAGAAGTTGGTCTGGTGTAGATTATTACGAGCAAGAGATAGCAAGCATGTGGGAAGATTATAAG GTGATCCGGGCAGCAAAATCTGATTCTCGGTTGGCAAACAATAACCTGCCTCCTGACATTCAGAAACTACGATGCCGTGCATGCTACGAAGCCCTTCGCTTTGCTCCTCAAATTGAAAGTATGGGGAAG TTGTTGGTAGAGCGAATGAGGTCATATGGTCATTACATTGCTTTGCATTTACGGTTTGAAAAGGACATGCTTGCTTTCAGTGGCTGTACCCATGATCTATCCCCAGAAGAGGCTGAGGAGCTAAAGACTATTAG AGAGAATATGACCTGGtggaaaataaaagatattGATCCGGTGGAACAGAGAACCAAAGGGTATTGTCCTCTAACTCCAAAAGAGGTCGGATTATTTCTTAGTACTCTTGGTTTCCCATCAAGTACCCCGTTATATGTTGCGGCGGGAGAAATATATGGAGGTGAATCCAGTATGGCTGATCTGAAGATTCGATATCCTATAATAATGAACAAG GAAAAGTTAGCATCAGTGGAGGAATTAGAGCCGTTCAACAACCATGCATCACAGATGGCTGCACTTGACTATATCGTCTCAGTTGAAAGTGATATTTTCATCCCGACGTATTCTGGCAATATGGCAAAGGCAGTTGAGGGCCATCGTCGATTTCTAGGTCACAGAAAAACAATTTCTCCAGACAG GAAAGCACTTGTTCGACTGTTCGACAAAATTAATGGGGGAACGATGAAAGAAGGCAAAAATTTGTCAAATAGAGTTGTTGATATTCACAGGGGGAG GCAAGGATCTCCAAGGAAGAGAAAGGGCCCACTAACCGGAACAAAGGGAACGGATAGGTTTCGTTCTGAGGAGGCATTCTATGTGAACCCTCTACCAGATTGTTTATGTCAGATGGAACCTGCTGCACATGAGAATACTACTTTTATTATCAAATAG
- the LOC121805593 gene encoding protein MAINTENANCE OF PSII UNDER HIGH LIGHT 1-like isoform X2, which translates to MMVCALTGNSCSISTSACLLFNKSQPKKRQNLQYGLRIRASSADDADDCNEEECAPDKEVGKVSMEWVAREETRVIGTFPPRKKGWTGYVEKDTAGQTNIYSVEPAVYIAESAISSGTAGSSSEGAENTVAIVAGIGLISVAAASVVLLQVGKKPAVVQTVEYSGPSLSYYINKFTPPVVQQTVEVSAPPVAEEASTPAQTETSIAEVSQSQPEVQADDSLPPPPGPDAS; encoded by the exons ATGATGGTGTGTGCACTGACAGGCAACAGCTGCAGCATCTCTACATCAGCATGTCTACTATTCAATAAATCCCAGCCAAAAAAGAGGCAGAATTTGCAATATGGTTTAAGAATCAGGGCTTCTTCTGCAGATGATGCCGATGACTGCAATGAAGAAGAATGTGCCCCTGATAAAGAG GTTGGGAAAGTGAGCATGGAATGGGTAGCTCGTGAGGAAACTAGAGTGATTGGTACCTTTCCACCGCGAAAAAAGGGATGGACTGGATATGTAGAGAAGGACACAGCTGGCCAGACCAACATATATTCTGTTGAG CCTGCAGTTTACATAGCAGAAAGTGCAATCAGTTCCGGAACTGCAGGTTCATCGTCGGAGGGAGCGGAGAATACGGTAGCCATTGTTGCAGGCATTGGCCTAATCTCAGTCGCTGCTGCTTCAGTAGTTCTTCTCCAAGTAGGCAAGAAGCCAGCAGTGGTGCAGACTGTTGAATACTCAGGCCCGTCTCTCAGCTACTACATCAACAAGTTTACTCCTCCTGTGGTGCAGCAGACCGTTGAAGTCTCTGCGCCCCCTGTGGCTGAAGAAGCCTCAACACCTGCGCAAACGGAAACCTCCATTGCAGAGGTCTCTCAGTCTCAACCTGAGGTTCAGGCCGACGACTCACTGCCGCCTCCACCAGGTCCGGACGCGTCTTAG
- the LOC121805593 gene encoding protein MAINTENANCE OF PSII UNDER HIGH LIGHT 1-like isoform X1: MSCFTSAAIFSPGNSCSISTSACLLFNKSQPKKRQNLQYGLRIRASSADDADDCNEEECAPDKEVGKVSMEWVAREETRVIGTFPPRKKGWTGYVEKDTAGQTNIYSVEPAVYIAESAISSGTAGSSSEGAENTVAIVAGIGLISVAAASVVLLQVGKKPAVVQTVEYSGPSLSYYINKFTPPVVQQTVEVSAPPVAEEASTPAQTETSIAEVSQSQPEVQADDSLPPPPGPDAS, encoded by the exons ATGTCATGTTTTACTTCCGCTGCCATATTTTCACCTG GCAACAGCTGCAGCATCTCTACATCAGCATGTCTACTATTCAATAAATCCCAGCCAAAAAAGAGGCAGAATTTGCAATATGGTTTAAGAATCAGGGCTTCTTCTGCAGATGATGCCGATGACTGCAATGAAGAAGAATGTGCCCCTGATAAAGAG GTTGGGAAAGTGAGCATGGAATGGGTAGCTCGTGAGGAAACTAGAGTGATTGGTACCTTTCCACCGCGAAAAAAGGGATGGACTGGATATGTAGAGAAGGACACAGCTGGCCAGACCAACATATATTCTGTTGAG CCTGCAGTTTACATAGCAGAAAGTGCAATCAGTTCCGGAACTGCAGGTTCATCGTCGGAGGGAGCGGAGAATACGGTAGCCATTGTTGCAGGCATTGGCCTAATCTCAGTCGCTGCTGCTTCAGTAGTTCTTCTCCAAGTAGGCAAGAAGCCAGCAGTGGTGCAGACTGTTGAATACTCAGGCCCGTCTCTCAGCTACTACATCAACAAGTTTACTCCTCCTGTGGTGCAGCAGACCGTTGAAGTCTCTGCGCCCCCTGTGGCTGAAGAAGCCTCAACACCTGCGCAAACGGAAACCTCCATTGCAGAGGTCTCTCAGTCTCAACCTGAGGTTCAGGCCGACGACTCACTGCCGCCTCCACCAGGTCCGGACGCGTCTTAG
- the LOC121802907 gene encoding centlein-like — protein MEIPQETDDYIRESIDHSVGLTVSTDALLFKLRAVEVSRTHLRRQYLSLQSKLKEKDETIERSRAEASMNAVALKKFVEENQKLATECSNLLAPCNKWERECSLYDHDREALMDFANEADERAKEAEDGKSTNTEEEHRLVNSLFTAMFGKDEIVSTAHSFLEAHTGIEVCNKLVTLWSSLSPLTQKAVALAAKVKSLEEDKDHLTINLHRAEEEVNVLFEENNVLNEENKRLMRQCYREKHNNGSSGGTASGKGKRKCSPKMSSPVEKKIDSSDVNMLRQPLSPLQFNSPESRMHKQ, from the exons ATGGAAATCCCCCAAGAAACTGATGATTACATAAGAGAATCAATCGATCACAGCGTCGGTCTGACGGTCTCTACCGACGCACTTCTTTTTAAACTTCGAGCGGTCGAAGTGTCGCGGACTCACCTCCGTCGCCAGTATCTCTCTCTGCAATCCAAGCTAAAAGAGAAAGATGAAACCATTGAACGATCTAGG GCTGAGGCGAGCATGAATGCTGTGGCTTTGAAGAAATTTGTGGAGGAAAACCAGAAATTGGCGACGGAATGCTCTAATCTGTTGGCTCCCTGCAATAAGTGGGAGAGAGAGTGCTCGCTCTATGACCACGATCGTGAAGCTTTGATGGATTTTGCGAACGAGGCGGACGAGAGAGCCAAGGAAGCTGAG GATGGTAAGTCCACCAATACAGAAGAGGAACATCGTTTAGTCAATTCACTGTTCACTGCTATGTTTGGCAAGGACGAAATTGTGTCAACTGCACATAGCTTCCTAGAGGCACATACGGGAATTGAAGTTTGCAACAAGTTAGTGACATTGTGGTCAAG CTTGAGTCCTTTAACCCAGAAAGCTGTAGCATTAGCAGCAAAGGTGAAAAGTCTAGAGGAAGACAAGGACCATTTAACGATTAACCTTCATAGAGCTGAAGAGGAG GTGAATGTCCTGTTTGAAGAAAACAATGTCCTGAACGAGGAGAATAAACGGTTGATGAGGCAATGCTATAGGGAAAAGCACAATAATGGTTCGAGTGGAGGGACTGCTTCTGGAAAG GGGAAAAGAAAATGCAGCCCCAAGATGAGTAGCCCAGTGGAGAAGAAGATTGATTCAAGTGATGTGAATATGCTGAGACAGCCACTCTCACCACTCCAATTTAACTCCCCTGAATCGAGAATGCACAAGCAGTAA